One window of the Camelina sativa cultivar DH55 chromosome 1, Cs, whole genome shotgun sequence genome contains the following:
- the LOC104789437 gene encoding protein PNS1-like, translated as MPTPTSNGHASRLQIQEPRTMSPLPPSSSPIAFKEQQGRPPPTAHQTISGKLFRNLFKGLLFSQLTLISLLVIVLTIRGLISASSHHFHPKKWYPPLLASVAVSGVASLAWQCIFIYNPSRAVRATFWLSPILTCSVGILLVLIGSAVDAGIGSVFVLFAITQSLYGCWITTRFEYTDKILSLATAFPPARTREVVCSSITVSLVYSGFLVTGIGGATSTRTSLDLLFISVILISLAWTMQVLKNVQQVAISRARFVNFAHGEEMDAWDAFRITLKHLVGSICIGSTLVPSVVFIRGSIRSVNLMSGSSDEVMYSGADCFSTIANKLTTLGNRWGFVHVGTYDKGFVEASSDTWNKFRSTSGLEKLIDSDLTSSFCFLSAVSVGAVSSLTAGIWMLLIHKDYALEVTLYAFIIGYFVGRVALAWVQACVLAYYVAYSEDPRSVRFDGTIPHRIQRLQMLSAHRDNRELEMGREREEDSYNNC; from the exons ATGCCTACACCAACAAGCAACGGCCATGCCTCTCGCCTGCAGATTCAAGAACCAAGAACAAtgtctcctcttcctccttcttcttctccaatcgcCTTCAAG GAACAACAAGGTAGACCACCTCCAACCGCACATCAAACAATATCCGGAAAACTCTTTAGAAACCTCTTCAAGGGTCTTCTCTTCTCACAACTAACCTTAATCTCACTTCTGGTGATAGTTCTCACCATTCGCGGTCTCATCTCAGCAAGTTCACACCATTTCCACCCAAAGAAATGGTACCCTCCTTTACTAGCGTCTGTTGCTGTCTCAGGAGTTGCATCTTTAGCCTGGCAATGCATCTTTATCTACAATCCATCTAGAGCCGTCAGAGCAACGTTCTGGCTTAGCCCAATACTCACCTGCTCGGTAGGGATCTTGCTTGTTCTTATTGGCTCGGCAGTGGATGCAGGGATCGGTTCAGTTTTTGTGCTTTTCGCCATTACTCAGTCTCTGTATGGTTGCTGGATCACTACCAGGTTTGAATACACCGATAAGATATTATCACTTGCTACAGCATTTCCACCAGCAAGAACCAGAGAAGTAGTCTGTTCATCAATCACTGTCAGCTTGGTTTACTCTGGTTTCTTGGTGACTGGAATAGGAGGAGCAACTTCAACTAGAACAAGTCTAGATCTGTTGTTCATATCCGTAATCTTGATAAGCTTAGCATGGACGATGCAAGTTCTCAAGAATGTACAACAAGTTGCGATCTCGAGGGCAAGATTTGTAAACTTTGCTCATGGAGAGGAGATGGACGCTTGGGATGCTTTTCGCATCACTCTGAAACACTTGGTTGGGAGCATCTGCATTGGATCGACGCTTGTTCCAAGCGTCGTATTCATCAGAGGCTCGATCAGAAGCGTTAATCTAATGTCAGGGAGCAGCGATGAGGTCATGTATTCAGGTGCTGACTGCTTCTCTACCATTGCCAACAAACTCACTACACTTGGAAACAGATGGGGGTTTGTGCATGTGGGAACCTATGATAAAGGATTCGTGGAGGCTTCGAGTGATACTTGGAATAAGTTCAGAAGTACAAGTGGGTTAGAGAAACTGATTGATTCGGATCTCACAAGCTCCTTCTGCTTCCTCAGTGCGGTTTCTGTTGGAGCTGTCTCTTCATTGACTGCTGGAATATGGATGTTGTTAATCCACAAGGACTACGCCTTGGAAGTGACTCTCTATGCTTTCATTATTGGATATTTCGTG GGAAGGGTAGCTTTGGCGTGGGTACAGGCATGTGTCTTGGCTTACTATGTAGCTTATTCTGAAGATCCTCGCAGTGTGCGGTTTGACGGTACGATTCCACATCGTATCCAGCGTCTTCAAATGTTAAGTGCTCACCGAGACAACAGAGAGCTTGAGATGggtagagaaagagaagaagatagttataataattgttGA